Proteins encoded by one window of Gopherus evgoodei ecotype Sinaloan lineage unplaced genomic scaffold, rGopEvg1_v1.p scaffold_32_arrow_ctg1, whole genome shotgun sequence:
- the POU5F1 gene encoding POU domain, class 5, transcription factor 1: MAGHVGQELGRPYPLAGQGLHLDAVPPGPANGAPHEGPGSFLPEAYNGAAPGQGYGYRLDYGPQGGLLETQPGDPAGHQALLRAWCPFPMGGEGWAPPYGPAQPAAAYEGLKPDVKSERECGQQGPMYGHPAQAWGGCFLPQAAARPLAALPPPPPGPAGEGGEGSGASSPQSDGSGGSPGAPAAPGEVKAEEAESGDEETPSTEQMEQFAKELKHKRITLGFTQADVGLALGVLYGKMFSQTTICRFEALQLSFKNMCKLKPLLQRWLDEADGNANLQQMCSMESALLQARKRKRTSIETAARGSLESYFLRCPKPSLQEIAHIAHDLRLDKDVVRVWFCNRRQKGKRSGGCSVRDDCEGGGLPFAPPAQLPGPPMGHHPPPPQGYNAAAFATLYMPQFHHGGEPFDPTPPGPPLMGHPMHST; this comes from the exons ATGGCTGGCCACGTGGGGCAGGAACTGGGGCGCCCGTACCCCTTGGCGGGGCAGGGCCTGCATCTGGATGCCGTCCCGCCAGGCCCGGCCAACGGGGCGCCCCACGAGGGGCCCGGCAGCTTCCTGCCTGAGGCCTACAATGGGGCGGCCCCCGGGCAGGGCTATGGCTACCGGCTGGACTACGGGCCGCAGGGGGGGCTCCTGGAGACGCAGCCGGGGGACCCCGCCGGGCACCAGGCCCTGCTCCGTGCCTGGTGCCCCTTCCCCATGGGCGGGGAGGGCTGGGCGCCCCCCTACGGCCCTGCCCAGCCCGCTGCGGCCTACGAAGGCCTGAAGCCTGATGTCAAGTCGGAGCGGGAGTGCGGCCAACAGGGCCCCATGTATGGGCACCCGGCCCAGGCCTGGGGgggctgcttcctgccccaggctgctgctcgcCCCCTGGCTGCCTTGCCCCCACCACCCCCCGGCCCCGCGGGCGAGGGGGGCGAGGGcagcggggccagcagcccccaGAGTGATGGCAGTGGGGGCAGCCCCGGAGCGCCGGCGGCCCCTGGCGAGGTCAAGGCAGAGGAGGCTGAAAGTGGGGACGAG GAGACCCCGAGCACGGAGCAGATGGAGCAGTTTGCCAAGGAGCTGAAGCACAAACGGATCACGTTGGGGTTCACGCAGGCCGACGTGGGGCTGGCCCTGGGCGTGCTGTACG GGAAGATGTTCAGCCAGACGACCATCTGCCGCTtcgaggccctgcagctcagctTCAAGAACATGTGCAAACTGAAACcgctgctgcagcgctggctggaCGAGGCCGACGGCAACGCCAACCTGCAGCAG ATGTGCAGCATGGAGAGCGCCCTGCTCCAGGCCCGCAAACGGAAGCGAACCAGCATCGAGACGGCGGCGCGGGGCTCCCTGGAGAGCTACTTCCTGCGCTGCCCGAAGCCCAGCCTGCAGGAAATCGCCCACATCGCCCACGACCTGCGCCTCGACAAGGAC gtggTCCGCGTCTGGTTCTGCAACCGCCGGCAGAAGGGGAAACGCAGCGGGGGCTGCTCTGTCCGTGACGACTGTGAGGGGGGGGGCCTGCCCTTTGCTCCCCCCGCCCAGCTGCCAGGGCCCCCCATGGGgcaccaccccccgcccccccagggcTACAACGCTGCTGCTTTCGCCACCCTCTACATGCCCCAGTTCCACCACGGGGGGGAGCCCTTCGACCCCACTCCCCCAGGCCCCCCCCTCATGGGCCACCCTATGCACTCCACCTGA
- the LOC115640967 gene encoding neural proliferation differentiation and control protein 1-like isoform X5, with amino-acid sequence MRTLRWLAALAALLGLGLAPRARGAAGPTAVCPPRIRLNCLLQRRKGCGPGGIRTCGPCIRPYHEDPGGDCVLETPHKNGDGANSDAGPSDLATLIRSLVANKQKGSRTPGTKTPEHAGSMRIDPQVPSVTETPPTSPPPPTARPSPLTPGSSAPWLEEDLNSGPPTSRLNEAVSVLLVLMCSVTGVSGLLVAALCWYRSPPKPIQQLSTESETENRDFTVVGRWKSTTRSSTRRPPGSAAPPNPAPPPFSPPPRRSMASPGGDTGGQVDLLRFWQHLPQELAPPSPERLGVGGG; translated from the exons ATGCGGACCCTGCGCTGGCTGGCGGCCCTGGCAgctctgctggggctggggctggccccgagggccaggggggcggcag GCCCGACTGCGGTTTGCCCACCGCGGATCCGGCTGAACTGTCTCCTACAGCGGCGTAAGGGCTGCGGCCCCGGAGGGATCCGGACCTGTGGCCCCTGCATCCGCCCCTACCATGAGGACCCCGGTGGGGACTGTGTCCTCGAGACACCGCACAAGAatg GCGACGGAGCCAATTCGGACGCTGGACCCAGCGACCTGGCCACCCTCATCCGCTCCCTGGTGGCCAACAAACAGAAGGGATCCAGGACCCCTGGGACCAAGACCCCTGAGCATG CTGGCTCCATGAGGATTGACCCCCAGGTTCCTTCGGTCACCGAGACCCCCCCtacatctccccctccccccactgctcgcCCCTCCCCCCTGACGCCAGGCTCCAGTGCCCCCTGGCTGGAGGAAGATCTGAACTCGGGTCCCCCGACTTCCCGGCTCAATGAGGCCGTGTCTGTGT tgtTGGTGCTGATGTGCTCCGTGACCGGGGTCTCAGGGCTGCTCGTGGCTGCCCTCTGCTGGTACAG GAGCCCCCCAAAGCCCATCCAGCAGCTGTCGACGGAGTCAGAGACTGAGAACAGGGATTTTACTGT AGTGGGGAGATGGAAATCCACAACCCGCTCTTCAACACGGCGTCCGCCCGGCAGCGCTGCCCcccctaaccctgcccccccgccattcagcccccctccccggaGAAGCATGGCCTCCCCAGGTGGAGACACGGGGGGGCAGGTGGATCTACTCAGATTTTGGCAGCATCTTCCCCAAGAacttgcccccccctccccagaacgactgggggtggggggaggttaa
- the LOC115640967 gene encoding neural proliferation differentiation and control protein 1-like isoform X2, giving the protein MGSCLLHIPQQAGASPWRQAPWIPGPTAVCPPRIRLNCLLQRRKGCGPGGIRTCGPCIRPYHEDPGGDCVLETPHKNGDGANSDAGPSDLATLIRSLVANKQKGSRTPGTKTPEHAGSMRIDPQVPSVTETPPTSPPPPTARPSPLTPGSSAPWLEEDLNSGPPTSRLNEAVSVLLVLMCSVTGVSGLLVAALCWYRLQREVRLAQKLAYTAYRGNHYRYHQPRMYMDARLAQSCQVHQYQRQKKILTNEESPPKPIQQLSTESETENRDFTVVGRWKSTTRSSTRRPPGSAAPPNPAPPPFSPPPRRSMASPGGDTGGQVDLLRFWQHLPQELAPPSPERLGVGGG; this is encoded by the exons ATGGGAAGCTGTTTGCTGCATATACCACAGCAGGCAGGTGCGTCTCCTTGGAGACAAGCACCATGGATACCAG GCCCGACTGCGGTTTGCCCACCGCGGATCCGGCTGAACTGTCTCCTACAGCGGCGTAAGGGCTGCGGCCCCGGAGGGATCCGGACCTGTGGCCCCTGCATCCGCCCCTACCATGAGGACCCCGGTGGGGACTGTGTCCTCGAGACACCGCACAAGAatg GCGACGGAGCCAATTCGGACGCTGGACCCAGCGACCTGGCCACCCTCATCCGCTCCCTGGTGGCCAACAAACAGAAGGGATCCAGGACCCCTGGGACCAAGACCCCTGAGCATG CTGGCTCCATGAGGATTGACCCCCAGGTTCCTTCGGTCACCGAGACCCCCCCtacatctccccctccccccactgctcgcCCCTCCCCCCTGACGCCAGGCTCCAGTGCCCCCTGGCTGGAGGAAGATCTGAACTCGGGTCCCCCGACTTCCCGGCTCAATGAGGCCGTGTCTGTGT tgtTGGTGCTGATGTGCTCCGTGACCGGGGTCTCAGGGCTGCTCGTGGCTGCCCTCTGCTGGTACAG GTTGCAGCGGGAGGTGCGTCTGGCCCAGAAGTTGGCATATACGGCGTATCGGGGGAATCATTATCGATACCACCAGCCCAGAATG TACATGGACGCCCGGCTGGCCCAGTCCTGCCAGGTGCACCAGTACCAGCGCCAGAAAAAGATCCTGACCAATGAGGA GAGCCCCCCAAAGCCCATCCAGCAGCTGTCGACGGAGTCAGAGACTGAGAACAGGGATTTTACTGT AGTGGGGAGATGGAAATCCACAACCCGCTCTTCAACACGGCGTCCGCCCGGCAGCGCTGCCCcccctaaccctgcccccccgccattcagcccccctccccggaGAAGCATGGCCTCCCCAGGTGGAGACACGGGGGGGCAGGTGGATCTACTCAGATTTTGGCAGCATCTTCCCCAAGAacttgcccccccctccccagaacgactgggggtggggggaggttaa
- the TCF19 gene encoding transcription factor 19, whose translation MPSEALPCFQLLRMGPACPGDDPNRDLHTFRPAGPHCTYRLGRRAEVCDVPLVSERNPGLVSRVHAEIHAERDPHSTAGEWRVCLVDCSTHGTYVNAVRVPRGQRLELSDGDLVTFGHPDPVPEGCALAPPPGDSEFCFLFQKVRVQPQDFAAITAPKAPWPLPCGFKPVLPGGNHRIRPLARPAGPSRPSRPKATLILSSIGSISKLKPQPLTFTLSRGPRLEPPARPGASRNRRKSAHTLLPELEDEVTRLDEEQWPCEPDGYNCQSPLRRAPKGAGSGRAQPDERLKVQVTPSGKRRGRPRKHPLRDTCQVFSQTLLAAEPCAAPRCRLPQDETVQWVQCDGCDAWFHVACVGCSYSAVQEADFRCGGCCT comes from the exons ATGCcgtctgaggccctgccctgcttccagctgctgcggaTGGGCCCAGCCTGCCCGGGGGATGACCCGAACCGGGACCTGCACACCTTCCGGCCAGCCGGGCCACACTGCACCTACCGGCTGGGGCGCCGAGCTGAGGTCTGCGACGTCCCCCTAGTGTCGGAGCGCAACCCGGGGCTGGTGTCCCGCGTCCATGCTGAGATCCACGCCGAGAGGGACCCCCACAGCACCGCCGGGGAGTGGCGGGTCTGCCTGGTGGATTGCAGCACCCATG gCACCTACGTCAATGCAGTGCGGGTGCCCCGGGGCCAGCGCCTGGAGCTGAGCGACGGAGACCTGGTCACCTTCGGCCACCCGGACCCTGTGCCCGAGGGCTGCGCCCTGGCGCCCCCGCCTGGCGACTCGGAGTTCTGCTTCCTCTTCCAGAAGGTGCGGGTGCAGCCCCAGGATTTCGCCGCCATCACGGCCCCCAAGGCCCCCTGGCCGCTCCCCTGCGGCTTCAAACCAGTGCTGCCCGGTGGCAATCATCGCATCCGGCCGCTAGCCCGGCCGGCGGGGCCCTCCCGCCCGTCCCGCCCCAAGGCCACCCTGATCCTCAGCTCCATCGGCAGCATCAGCAAGCTGAAGCCGCAGCCGCTGACTTTCACCCTGAGCCGGGGCCCAAGGTTAGAGCCGCCCGCCCGGCCTGGGGCCTCCAGGAACCGTCGGAAGTCGGCCCACACGCTGCTGCCCGAGCTGGAGGACGAGGTGACCCGGCTGGACGAGGAGCAGTGGCCTTGTGAGCCGGACGGATACAACTGCCAGAGCCCGCTGCGGAGGGCGCcgaagggggcggggagcggcAGGGCGCAGCCGGACGAGCGACTGAAGGTCCAGGTCACGCCAAGCGG GAAGCGGCGGGGGCGGCCACGGAAGCACCCACTGCGTGACACCTGCCAGGTGTTCTCGCAGACGCTGCTGGCGGCAGAGCCCTGCGCAGCCCCGCGCTGTCGCCTGCCCCAGGACGAGACGGTGCAGTGGGTGCAGTGCGATGGCTGCGACGCCTGGTTCCATGTGGCCTGCGTGGGCTGCAGCTACAGTGCCGTCCAGGAGGCCGACTTCCGCTGCGGGGGCTGCTGCACGTAG
- the LOC115640967 gene encoding neural proliferation differentiation and control protein 1-like isoform X1, which yields MRTLRWLAALAALLGLGLAPRARGAAGPTAVCPPRIRLNCLLQRRKGCGPGGIRTCGPCIRPYHEDPGGDCVLETPHKNGDGANSDAGPSDLATLIRSLVANKQKGSRTPGTKTPEHAGSMRIDPQVPSVTETPPTSPPPPTARPSPLTPGSSAPWLEEDLNSGPPTSRLNEAVSVLLVLMCSVTGVSGLLVAALCWYRLQREVRLAQKLAYTAYRGNHYRYHQPRMYMDARLAQSCQVHQYQRQKKILTNEESPPKPIQQLSTESETENRDFTVVGRWKSTTRSSTRRPPGSAAPPNPAPPPFSPPPRRSMASPGGDTGGQVDLLRFWQHLPQELAPPSPERLGVGGG from the exons ATGCGGACCCTGCGCTGGCTGGCGGCCCTGGCAgctctgctggggctggggctggccccgagggccaggggggcggcag GCCCGACTGCGGTTTGCCCACCGCGGATCCGGCTGAACTGTCTCCTACAGCGGCGTAAGGGCTGCGGCCCCGGAGGGATCCGGACCTGTGGCCCCTGCATCCGCCCCTACCATGAGGACCCCGGTGGGGACTGTGTCCTCGAGACACCGCACAAGAatg GCGACGGAGCCAATTCGGACGCTGGACCCAGCGACCTGGCCACCCTCATCCGCTCCCTGGTGGCCAACAAACAGAAGGGATCCAGGACCCCTGGGACCAAGACCCCTGAGCATG CTGGCTCCATGAGGATTGACCCCCAGGTTCCTTCGGTCACCGAGACCCCCCCtacatctccccctccccccactgctcgcCCCTCCCCCCTGACGCCAGGCTCCAGTGCCCCCTGGCTGGAGGAAGATCTGAACTCGGGTCCCCCGACTTCCCGGCTCAATGAGGCCGTGTCTGTGT tgtTGGTGCTGATGTGCTCCGTGACCGGGGTCTCAGGGCTGCTCGTGGCTGCCCTCTGCTGGTACAG GTTGCAGCGGGAGGTGCGTCTGGCCCAGAAGTTGGCATATACGGCGTATCGGGGGAATCATTATCGATACCACCAGCCCAGAATG TACATGGACGCCCGGCTGGCCCAGTCCTGCCAGGTGCACCAGTACCAGCGCCAGAAAAAGATCCTGACCAATGAGGA GAGCCCCCCAAAGCCCATCCAGCAGCTGTCGACGGAGTCAGAGACTGAGAACAGGGATTTTACTGT AGTGGGGAGATGGAAATCCACAACCCGCTCTTCAACACGGCGTCCGCCCGGCAGCGCTGCCCcccctaaccctgcccccccgccattcagcccccctccccggaGAAGCATGGCCTCCCCAGGTGGAGACACGGGGGGGCAGGTGGATCTACTCAGATTTTGGCAGCATCTTCCCCAAGAacttgcccccccctccccagaacgactgggggtggggggaggttaa
- the LOC115640967 gene encoding neural proliferation differentiation and control protein 1-like isoform X3, with protein sequence MRTLRWLAALAALLGLGLAPRARGAAGPTAVCPPRIRLNCLLQRRKGCGPGGIRTCGPCIRPYHEDPGGDCVLETPHKNGDGANSDAGPSDLATLIRSLVANKQKGSRTPGTKTPEHAGSMRIDPQVPSVTETPPTSPPPPTARPSPLTPGSSAPWLEEDLNSGPPTSRLNEAVSVLLVLMCSVTGVSGLLVAALCWYRLQREVRLAQKLAYTAYRGNHYRYHQPRMYMDARLAQSCQVHQYQRQKKILTNEEVGRWKSTTRSSTRRPPGSAAPPNPAPPPFSPPPRRSMASPGGDTGGQVDLLRFWQHLPQELAPPSPERLGVGGG encoded by the exons ATGCGGACCCTGCGCTGGCTGGCGGCCCTGGCAgctctgctggggctggggctggccccgagggccaggggggcggcag GCCCGACTGCGGTTTGCCCACCGCGGATCCGGCTGAACTGTCTCCTACAGCGGCGTAAGGGCTGCGGCCCCGGAGGGATCCGGACCTGTGGCCCCTGCATCCGCCCCTACCATGAGGACCCCGGTGGGGACTGTGTCCTCGAGACACCGCACAAGAatg GCGACGGAGCCAATTCGGACGCTGGACCCAGCGACCTGGCCACCCTCATCCGCTCCCTGGTGGCCAACAAACAGAAGGGATCCAGGACCCCTGGGACCAAGACCCCTGAGCATG CTGGCTCCATGAGGATTGACCCCCAGGTTCCTTCGGTCACCGAGACCCCCCCtacatctccccctccccccactgctcgcCCCTCCCCCCTGACGCCAGGCTCCAGTGCCCCCTGGCTGGAGGAAGATCTGAACTCGGGTCCCCCGACTTCCCGGCTCAATGAGGCCGTGTCTGTGT tgtTGGTGCTGATGTGCTCCGTGACCGGGGTCTCAGGGCTGCTCGTGGCTGCCCTCTGCTGGTACAG GTTGCAGCGGGAGGTGCGTCTGGCCCAGAAGTTGGCATATACGGCGTATCGGGGGAATCATTATCGATACCACCAGCCCAGAATG TACATGGACGCCCGGCTGGCCCAGTCCTGCCAGGTGCACCAGTACCAGCGCCAGAAAAAGATCCTGACCAATGAGGA AGTGGGGAGATGGAAATCCACAACCCGCTCTTCAACACGGCGTCCGCCCGGCAGCGCTGCCCcccctaaccctgcccccccgccattcagcccccctccccggaGAAGCATGGCCTCCCCAGGTGGAGACACGGGGGGGCAGGTGGATCTACTCAGATTTTGGCAGCATCTTCCCCAAGAacttgcccccccctccccagaacgactgggggtggggggaggttaa
- the LOC115640967 gene encoding neural proliferation differentiation and control protein 1-like isoform X4 produces MRTLRWLAALAALLGLGLAPRARGAAGPTAVCPPRIRLNCLLQRRKGCGPGGIRTCGPCIRPYHEDPGGDCVLETPHKNGDGANSDAGPSDLATLIRSLVANKQKGSRTPGTKTPEHAGSMRIDPQVPSVTETPPTSPPPPTARPSPLTPGSSAPWLEEDLNSGPPTSRLNEAVSVLLVLMCSVTGVSGLLVAALCWYRLQREVRLAQKLAYTAYRGNHYRYHQPRMYMDARLAQSCQVHQYQRQKKILTNEESPPKPIQQLSTESETENRDFTVYECPGLAPSGEMEIHNPLFNTASARQRCPP; encoded by the exons ATGCGGACCCTGCGCTGGCTGGCGGCCCTGGCAgctctgctggggctggggctggccccgagggccaggggggcggcag GCCCGACTGCGGTTTGCCCACCGCGGATCCGGCTGAACTGTCTCCTACAGCGGCGTAAGGGCTGCGGCCCCGGAGGGATCCGGACCTGTGGCCCCTGCATCCGCCCCTACCATGAGGACCCCGGTGGGGACTGTGTCCTCGAGACACCGCACAAGAatg GCGACGGAGCCAATTCGGACGCTGGACCCAGCGACCTGGCCACCCTCATCCGCTCCCTGGTGGCCAACAAACAGAAGGGATCCAGGACCCCTGGGACCAAGACCCCTGAGCATG CTGGCTCCATGAGGATTGACCCCCAGGTTCCTTCGGTCACCGAGACCCCCCCtacatctccccctccccccactgctcgcCCCTCCCCCCTGACGCCAGGCTCCAGTGCCCCCTGGCTGGAGGAAGATCTGAACTCGGGTCCCCCGACTTCCCGGCTCAATGAGGCCGTGTCTGTGT tgtTGGTGCTGATGTGCTCCGTGACCGGGGTCTCAGGGCTGCTCGTGGCTGCCCTCTGCTGGTACAG GTTGCAGCGGGAGGTGCGTCTGGCCCAGAAGTTGGCATATACGGCGTATCGGGGGAATCATTATCGATACCACCAGCCCAGAATG TACATGGACGCCCGGCTGGCCCAGTCCTGCCAGGTGCACCAGTACCAGCGCCAGAAAAAGATCCTGACCAATGAGGA GAGCCCCCCAAAGCCCATCCAGCAGCTGTCGACGGAGTCAGAGACTGAGAACAGGGATTTTACTGTGTACGAATGTCCCGGACTGGCACcg AGTGGGGAGATGGAAATCCACAACCCGCTCTTCAACACGGCGTCCGCCCGGCAGCGCTGCCCcccctaa